The following proteins are co-located in the Aggregatibacter aphrophilus ATCC 33389 genome:
- the rsxA gene encoding electron transport complex subunit RsxA encodes MTHYILLIIGTALINNFVLVKFLGLCPFMGVSKKIETAIGMGLATNFVLTVAALCSYLVDHYILAPLNATFLRTLVFILVIAVVVQFTEMVINKTSPTLYRLLGIFLPLITTNCAVLGVALLNVNLAHNLTESVAYGFGASAGFALVLVLFAALRERLVAASVPMPFRGASIALITAGLMSLAFMGFTGLVKL; translated from the coding sequence ATGACACATTATATTTTACTGATCATTGGCACGGCGCTGATTAACAACTTTGTGTTGGTCAAATTCCTCGGGCTTTGCCCGTTTATGGGTGTTTCCAAAAAAATTGAAACCGCAATCGGTATGGGGCTAGCAACGAACTTTGTACTGACTGTGGCGGCGCTTTGTTCCTATTTAGTAGATCACTATATTCTCGCCCCGTTAAATGCAACCTTTTTGCGCACTTTAGTCTTTATTTTAGTGATTGCCGTGGTAGTGCAGTTTACCGAAATGGTCATCAATAAAACCAGCCCGACGTTATATCGCTTATTGGGCATTTTCTTACCATTAATTACCACCAACTGCGCCGTGTTAGGCGTGGCGTTATTAAACGTCAACCTCGCTCATAATTTAACGGAATCCGTGGCTTATGGATTCGGTGCATCGGCAGGTTTTGCGTTGGTATTGGTGTTATTTGCCGCCTTGCGTGAACGTTTAGTTGCCGCCAGTGTACCAATGCCGTTTCGCGGCGCCTCCATTGCCTTAATTACGGCGGGGTTAATGTCGCTTGCTTTCATGGGCTTTACCGGGTTGGTAAAACTATAA
- the rsxB gene encoding electron transport complex subunit RsxB, with the protein MTTFYYVLLAIVVLALIFGAILGFASVKLKVEADPIVEKIDAILPQSQCGQCGYPGCKPYAEAIANGDVITKCIPGGRPTVIKIAELLGVEPPETEDLAEDPAPKVAFIHEDMCIGCTKCIQACPVDAIIGSNKAMHTIIPDLCTGCELCVAPCPTSCISMIKVEKNIDTWDWKFDPNLVIPIVDTTSAEKKIVVGK; encoded by the coding sequence ATGACCACGTTCTACTATGTTCTCCTTGCCATTGTTGTACTCGCATTGATTTTCGGTGCGATTTTGGGATTTGCGTCAGTAAAGTTGAAGGTCGAGGCAGATCCTATCGTAGAGAAAATCGACGCTATTTTGCCACAAAGCCAATGCGGTCAATGTGGTTACCCCGGGTGTAAACCCTACGCAGAAGCCATCGCTAACGGTGATGTGATTACCAAATGTATTCCGGGCGGCAGACCGACGGTCATCAAAATCGCCGAATTACTTGGTGTTGAACCGCCGGAAACAGAAGATTTAGCAGAAGATCCTGCCCCGAAAGTCGCGTTTATTCACGAGGATATGTGTATCGGCTGTACCAAGTGTATTCAAGCCTGTCCGGTAGATGCGATTATTGGTAGCAACAAAGCTATGCACACTATTATTCCCGATTTATGTACCGGCTGCGAACTTTGCGTTGCGCCTTGCCCAACTAGTTGTATTTCCATGATTAAAGTAGAAAAAAATATTGATACCTGGGATTGGAAATTTGATCCTAATTTAGTGATTCCGATTGTTGATACCACATCGGCCGAGAAAAAAATTGTGGTGGGCAAATAA
- the rsxC gene encoding electron transport complex subunit RsxC: MADVLTRFNSGKLWEFDGGIHPPDMKSQSNKKPISTLPLPQDFYVPIKQHTGSAGSVLVKRGDHVLKGQPLTQGDGLSSLPVHAPTSGTVIDVFPYVAAHPSGLPEISVHIKADGLDQWREQNPMDDFLTQTPEQLVEKIYQAGIAGLGGAVFPTAAKIHSAEKQVKLLIINGAECEPYITCDDRLMRDYADEIIEGIRIIRYILRPEKVVIAVEDNKLEAVSALERALHGANDIEIRIIPTKYPSGAAKQLIQVLTGMEVPSGQRSSSIGVLMQNVGTAFAVKRAVINDEPLIERVVTLTGDKIPHKGNYWARFGTPIYHLLQQADYQYDERFPVFMGGPMMGFILPDLNAPLTKVSNCLLAPDHFEYAPPEEEKSCIRCSACSDACPVKLMPQQLYWFARSEDHEKAEEYSLKDCIECGICAYVCPSHIPLIQYFRQEKAKIWEIKHKAKLAEEAKIRFEQRQARLEREEQERKQRSQRAAAARREELAQQNGEDPVAAALERLKAKKAETPKIDQSEVKTIVDEKGQVLPDNSDIMAQRKARRLARQAEHSSSQETEKTSDNKQGFLNVGVANGSEEESKSSGFTSTKTTTLEDKKAAVAAALARAKAKKVAQQGAPTTTIEPKTIESAVKNADENTVETDPRKAAIAAAIARAKEKKAAQQDESVASAEPKTTESAVDKKQRFLNVGSANGPEGVNKRTSELMNKNSDENTAETDPRKAAIAAAIARAKAKKAAKQDESVASAEPKTTESAVDKKQRFLNVGSANGPEGVNKRTSELMNKNSDENTAEADPRKAAIAAAIARAKAKKAAQQDESVTSAEPKTTESAVDKKQRFLNVGSANGPEGVNKRTSELMNKNADENTAETDPRKAAIAAAIARAKAKKAAQQAQQNEQH; the protein is encoded by the coding sequence ATGGCTGATGTATTAACCCGTTTCAATAGTGGCAAACTTTGGGAATTCGACGGTGGCATTCACCCGCCGGACATGAAATCCCAATCCAACAAGAAGCCGATCTCTACTCTGCCGTTACCACAAGATTTCTATGTGCCAATTAAACAACATACGGGAAGTGCCGGAAGTGTATTGGTAAAACGTGGTGATCATGTGCTAAAAGGTCAACCGCTCACACAAGGTGACGGTCTGAGTTCCCTGCCTGTTCATGCACCGACCTCCGGCACGGTAATTGATGTGTTCCCCTATGTTGCCGCACATCCATCCGGCTTGCCCGAGATTAGCGTGCACATTAAAGCCGATGGTTTGGATCAGTGGCGTGAGCAAAACCCAATGGACGATTTTCTCACCCAAACACCGGAACAATTAGTCGAAAAAATTTATCAGGCAGGCATTGCAGGCCTTGGCGGCGCCGTATTCCCAACGGCGGCCAAAATTCATTCGGCAGAAAAACAAGTTAAGTTACTGATTATCAATGGCGCAGAATGTGAGCCTTACATCACCTGTGACGATCGTTTAATGCGTGATTATGCCGATGAAATTATTGAAGGCATACGAATTATTCGTTACATTTTACGCCCTGAAAAAGTGGTGATTGCCGTAGAAGACAATAAACTTGAAGCCGTGTCGGCCTTAGAACGCGCATTACATGGCGCCAATGATATTGAAATCCGTATAATCCCGACCAAATACCCGTCCGGCGCCGCTAAACAATTAATCCAAGTGCTGACCGGCATGGAAGTGCCGAGCGGTCAGCGTTCTTCCAGCATTGGCGTGCTCATGCAAAACGTAGGAACCGCCTTTGCGGTAAAACGCGCCGTCATTAACGATGAGCCGCTCATTGAACGCGTGGTCACCCTCACCGGTGATAAAATTCCACACAAAGGCAATTATTGGGCGCGTTTCGGCACGCCGATTTATCATTTATTGCAACAAGCGGATTATCAATATGATGAGCGCTTTCCCGTCTTTATGGGGGGCCCGATGATGGGCTTTATTCTGCCTGATTTAAATGCGCCGTTAACAAAAGTCAGCAACTGTTTATTAGCACCGGATCATTTTGAATACGCACCACCGGAAGAAGAAAAAAGCTGTATCCGTTGTTCCGCCTGCTCCGACGCTTGCCCGGTGAAACTCATGCCGCAACAACTTTATTGGTTTGCCCGCAGTGAAGATCACGAAAAAGCGGAAGAATATTCATTAAAAGATTGTATTGAATGCGGTATTTGCGCCTATGTTTGCCCAAGCCACATTCCACTTATTCAATATTTCCGTCAAGAAAAAGCGAAAATTTGGGAAATCAAACACAAAGCCAAATTGGCGGAAGAAGCAAAAATTCGCTTTGAACAACGTCAAGCCCGTTTAGAACGAGAAGAACAAGAACGGAAACAACGCTCGCAACGTGCCGCTGCAGCACGCCGAGAAGAACTCGCGCAACAAAACGGCGAGGATCCGGTTGCCGCCGCATTGGAACGCTTAAAAGCGAAAAAAGCCGAAACACCTAAGATCGATCAAAGTGAAGTGAAAACTATCGTTGATGAAAAAGGACAAGTACTGCCGGATAACAGCGACATCATGGCGCAACGCAAAGCCCGTCGATTAGCCCGTCAGGCAGAACATTCATCCTCTCAGGAAACAGAAAAAACATCTGACAACAAGCAAGGCTTTTTGAACGTTGGCGTTGCCAACGGTTCCGAAGAAGAGAGCAAATCTTCAGGATTTACAAGTACAAAAACGACCACACTTGAAGATAAAAAAGCGGCTGTGGCGGCTGCCCTTGCCCGTGCAAAAGCCAAAAAAGTCGCACAGCAAGGCGCACCCACAACCACTATCGAGCCTAAAACGATAGAAAGTGCGGTGAAAAACGCCGATGAAAATACAGTGGAAACGGATCCACGCAAAGCTGCCATTGCCGCGGCTATCGCTCGCGCAAAAGAGAAGAAAGCAGCGCAACAAGACGAATCCGTAGCATCAGCCGAGCCTAAAACCACAGAAAGTGCGGTTGACAAAAAACAACGTTTTTTGAACGTTGGCTCTGCCAACGGCCCCGAAGGGGTGAATAAGCGAACAAGTGAGCTTATGAATAAAAACTCTGATGAAAATACAGCGGAAACGGATCCACGCAAAGCCGCCATTGCCGCGGCTATCGCTCGTGCGAAAGCTAAGAAAGCGGCAAAACAAGACGAATCCGTAGCATCAGCCGAGCCTAAAACCACAGAAAGTGCGGTTGACAAAAAACAACGTTTTTTGAACGTTGGCTCTGCCAACGGCCCCGAAGGGGTGAATAAGCGAACAAGTGAGCTTATGAATAAAAACTCTGATGAAAATACAGCGGAAGCCGATCCACGCAAAGCCGCCATTGCCGCGGCTATCGCTCGTGCTAAAGCGAAGAAAGCGGCGCAACAAGACGAATCCGTAACATCAGCCGAGCCTAAAACCACAGAAAGTGCGGTTGACAAAAAACAACGTTTTTTGAACGTTGGCTCTGCCAACGGCCCCGAAGGGGTTAATAAGCGAACAAGTGAGCTTATGAATAAAAACGCCGATGAAAATACAGCGGAAACGGATCCACGCAAAGCTGCCATTGCCGCCGCTATCGCTCGTGCGAAAGCCAAGAAAGCGGCGCAGCAAGCTCAACAAAATGAACAGCATTAA